In Micropterus dolomieu isolate WLL.071019.BEF.003 ecotype Adirondacks linkage group LG17, ASM2129224v1, whole genome shotgun sequence, one genomic interval encodes:
- the LOC123985304 gene encoding TRPM8 channel-associated factor homolog, which produces MSIKPTQSHLEKAYMTLMRGLRELDFRGPCVPSDLVLIGDHAFPLAMNSQGQVLMAASLYGSGRIVVLGHEGYLTAFPALVENAVTWLRGDGSENVSVGIHTNVKAVSDNLSKSSFQAEVVGAFSGNVGVYVTDAYSVGADVKDLVAFLKAGGGVLIAGQAWNWAADHPKENTLLQFEGNKVSGVAGIYISERKCEVEYLPVYPQIPSSWMAIVTGKDFEDDLEFLLQGISEFDINTGGLASEVLVHGPLAFPIGATNNGRAFLAGAYYGQGRVIVVTHEGFMGQETFAPFWNNAIHWLDEGRQGIVGVLHDPALQVLSKSGLQCEKTDFREDLSVFVCTAYSDNHVEEIQHFVAEGGGLLIGGHAWYWAQTHHGQNAMTEFPGNKILNKMGLSLLGSTVEGGLYKAPVPSQAIKDTYHFRNLLGRFAGHVTGGKELTNDEEEYLKKLGGDCAKYLHMKAHDCSSYTQIVSTLTDILMKSDMPQVCDSCPVNTAKDHLLLSVAAEVYKVSPDPDALLPYIIKHNPLLPVVYNHRIKINVNTAGGEEWISTGLYLSPGMKTYMAIPAEIVNKEWKIQIGCQTDHLNAAELKRAPCVHERFPVTSEVMQVWNLWGGLIYLVAPPKTQVHGVEVTVQMAVPAPYYRSGMTTAADWSLLRTAPAPWAELEFDNIILTVPSDVIWDLERPDELAALWDDIMRGIADLAAIPHKFPRKERFVTDVQISHGWMHAGYPIMAHKSTAAELVSINDIRCKGLWGPIHELGHNQQRSCWEFPSHTTECTCNLWSVYVHEEVLRINREQAHPAMTSTDRNSRAEEYVKGGKKLSNWEMWVALETYMQLQEKFGWDAFKKVFAAYHKMSNFPNDNYGKMNLYAETFSQTVGMNLAGFFKAWGWPIETATEEKLCNLPPWSDHPMVQYD; this is translated from the exons ATGTCCATCAAGCCCACACAATCCCACCTCGAGAAAGCCTACATGACCCTGATGAGAGGCTTGAGAGAGCTGGACTTCCGGGGTCCTTGTGTTCCCAGTGACCTGGTGCTGATAGGAGACCATGCCTTCCCTTTAGCAATGAACAGCCAAGGCCAGGTCCTGATGGCTGCCTCTCTGTACGGCAGTGGAAGGATCGTGGTCCTGGGTCATGAGGGCTACCTGACCGCCTTTCCTGCTCTGGTAGAGAACGCTGTGACCTGGCTGAGAGGAGATGGatctgaaaatgtttctgtgGGGATCCACACAAACGTCAAGGCAGTCTCTGATAATCTCAGCAAATCCAGCTTCCAAGCAGAAGTTGTGGGGGCCTTTAGTGGCAACGTGGGGGTGTATGTGACTGATGCTTACAGTGTGGGTGCAGACGTAAAGGACCTGGTGGCCTTTCTGAAAGCTGGAGGAGGAGTGCTGATAGCAGGGCAGGCATGGAACTGGGCTGCAGATCACCCCAAGGAGAACACGCTGCTTCAGTTTGAAGGGAACAAGGTTTCTGGTGTGGCAGGGATCTACATCTCTGAGCGCAAGTGTGAAGTAGAGTACCTTCCTGTCTACCCTCAGATCCCATCTTCCTGGATGGCTATAGT AACTGGTAAGGATTTTGAGGATGACCTGGAGTTCTTACTCCAGGGGATTTCAGAGTTTGACATCAACACTGGAGGTTTAGCTTCTGAGGTTCTGGTCCATGGACCACTAGCCTTTCCCATCGGGGCCACAAACAATGGACGTGCGTTCCTAGCAGGAGCCTACTATGGGCAGGGACGAGTCATTGTGGTTACACATGAAGGATTTATGGGACAAGAG ACATTTGCTCCATTTTGGAACAATGCCATTCATTGGTTGGATGAAGGCCGGCAGGGGATCGTTGGTGTATTGCACGATCCAGCACTCCAAGTTCTCAGCAAGTCAGGGTTACAGTGTGAGAAGACAGACTTCAGGGAAGACctgagtgtatttgtgtgcacgGCGTACAGCGATAATCATGTGGAGGAAATCCAACACTTTGTGGCAGAGGGAGGAGGCCTGCTGATTGGCGGACATGCCTGGTACTGGGCACAGACACACCACGGGCAAAACGCAATGACAGAGTTCCCAG GGAACAAGATCCTGAACAAAATGGGCTTGAGCCTGTTGGGGTCAACAGTCGAAGGAGGTTTATACAAGGCCCCTGTGCCCAGCCAGGCCATCAAAGATACCTACCACTTCCGCAACCTTCTTGGCCGCTTTGCTGGCCATGTAACCGGTGGCAAAGAACTTACCAACGACGAAGAGGAATATCTTAAAAAGCTGGGTGGTGACTGTGCCAAGTACTTGCACATGAAGGCTCATGACTGCTCCTCCTACACGCAGATCGTGTCCACCCTCACTGACATCTTAATGAAGTCAGACATGCCTCAG gtGTGTGACAGCTGCCCTGTAAATACTGCAAAAGACCACCTACTCCTCAGTGTGGCAGCAGAGGTATACAAGGTTTCCCCAGATCCTGATGCTCTCCTGCCCTACATCATCAAGCATAACCCGTTGCTGCCAGTTGTTTACAACCACAGGATCAAGATTAATGTTAACACAGCAG gagggGAGGAGTGGATCAGTACAGGTCTCTACCTCTCTCCTGGTATGAAGACCTACATGGCCATACCAGCAGAGATAGTCAACAAGGAATGGAAG ATCCAGATAGGATGTCAAACAGACCATCTCAACGCTGCAGAGTTAAAGAGAGCACCATGTGTTCATGAACGATTTCCTGTTACCTCAGAGGTGATGCAGGTGTGGAACCTGTGGGGTGGACTCATCTACCTGGTAGCCCCACCCAAAACACAAGTGCATGGGGTAGAGGTCACAGTGCAGATGGCTGTACCTGCGCCGTACTATAGATCAG GTATGACAACAGCAGCTGATTGGTCGTTGTTGCGCACAGCCCCTGCACCCTGGGCAGAGTTGGAGTTTGACAACATCATCCTTACTGTACCATCAGATGTTATTTGGGACCTAGAGCGCCCTGATGAGCTGGCGGCACTCTGGGATGACATCATGAGGGGCATTGCTGATCTTGCTGCCATCCCACACAAATTTCCCCGCAAAGAACGTTTTGTTACTGATGTGCAGATTTCCCATG gTTGGATGCATGCAGGTTATCCTATCATGGCACACAAGTCCACAGCAGCTGAGCTGGTCAGCATCAACGACATCAGGTGTAAAGGCCTGTGGGGCCCCATACATGAGCTTGGACACAACCAACAGAGAAGCTGCTGGGAGTTCCCATCACACACCACAGAGTGTACATGCAACCTGTGGTCAGTGTATGTGCATGAAGAGGTGCTGAGGATCAACAGGGAACAG GCTCATCCAGCTATGACTTCAACAGATCGAAACAGTCGAGCAGAGGAGTATGTTAAGGGGGGCAAGAAACTCAGCAACTGGGAAATGTGGGTGGCCCTGGAGACATATATGCAG CTCCAGGAAAAGTTTGGCTGGGATGCCTTTAAGAAGGTGTTTGCTGCCTACCACAAGATGTCCAACTTTCCCAATGACAACTACGGAAAGATGAACCTGTATGCAGAGACCTTCTCCCAGACTGTGGGGATGAACTTGGCTGGATTCTTCAAGGCCTGGGGCTGGCCCATCGAAACAGCCACTGAAGAGAAACTCTGCAACCTGCCTCCCTGGAGTGACCACCCCATGGTCCAGTATGACTGA